AAACATCCAAGAAATGGCGGGGGACAAAACTGAAGTTCAAAACTTGAAGAAAACCCTTGCAAAGATTCAAACTGAAAAGGAAGATGTTCTTCTTCAATACCAACAGAACCTGCAGAAGTTATCTGACCTAGAAAGAGAACTTAAGAAAGCTGAAGGGCTTGATGAACGAGCAAGCAGAGCTGAAAATGAAGTTAAGATCCTGAAGGAAACCGTTGTTAAATTAGAATCTGTGAGGGATGATGGTCTTCTTCAGTACAAAAAATGTTTGGAAAGAATATCTAGTCTGGAGAACACAATCTCTCAAGCACATGAGGATGCAAAGGGACTCAATGAAAGAGCAATTAAAGCAGAAATAGAAGCTCAAAATCTCAAGCAAGAACTTTCTGCAGTGGAGGTGGACAAGGAAGCTGGTTTTCTTCGGTACAATCAGTGTCTTGAAACGATATCAGTTATGGAGAATAAAATCTCGCTTGCAGAGGCAAATGCAAAAATGCTTAATGAGGAAACTCAGAGAACAGAAACTGAATTTAAAGCACTTAAGGAAGCTCTTGCTAGATTgaacaaagagaaagaagaggcaGAACTCCGATATGAGCAGTGTTTAGAAAGAATAGCTAAAATGGAATGCGAAATTTCTCGTGCCCAAGAAGATGTCCAAAGACTCAACAGTGAAATTCTGACGGGGGCGGCAAAACTGAAAGATGTAGAAGAACAGTATTTTCTTTTAGAGAGATCAAATCAATCTTTGCAGTTGGAGGCAGACAATCTGGCACAGAAGATAGCAACAAAGGATCAAGAACTTCTGGAGAAAGAAGATGAACTGGAGAAACTTCAGACTTCGCTGCAAAATGAGCGCTCGCAGTTTATCCAAATTGAAGCTGCTTTGCAAACTTTTCAGAAGTTGCACTCTCAGTCTCAAGAGGAGCAGAGAGATTTGGCGCAAGAGCTTCAGAAGAAACTCCAGCTTTTGAAGGACTTAGAGGTAGGCAACAATGACCTGCAGGAAGATCTCCAAAGGGTTAAGGAAGAGAACCAAAGTCTCAATGAACTAAACAGTTCTTTTAGAAGTTTCATAATGAATCTACAAAATGAAACTTTCAGCTTGAAAGAAGTGAAAGAAAAACTCGAGCAGGATCTTTCCTTGCAAGAGGTCCAAAGTAATTCCCTGCAGCAAGAGATCCAACATTTGAAGGAGGATATTGAGCACTTGCAAGAGGAGAACTTGAAGCTAAAAGACGTCTGTGAAAAGGACAGAGATGAAAAAGCAGCTCTCTATGAGAAGTTGAAGGACATGAATGAGCTTCAGGAGAGAAACGTTGCTCTGGAGAGATCTCTATCAGAATTGAATAGCAAGCTTCAGGAATCAATGAAGAGATATACAGAATTCCCTCCATGTCAGTACTGTGGAAAAACGAATCATCCTCACTTCAAATGCTGGAAAAAGCCTGAGATGAGAGGCAGAAAGCTGAAATCAACAGGAGAAGTGAATAAAGAACGTTAACACAGTGGTCAAAGAAGTACTTGGACGCATATTTTTGTAGGGGGAAGCTCTTTTGGGGTTTAAGGTTGGGATTTcttcttgaaaaaaaaaatatttttaaatatcattgaaaaaataattggtgaaacaattttattatttttatttttattattattactatcattattattaatattatatgttagtttataattttaatataatttgacTTTCTGCAATGCAAATAGGCTGTTCAGCGATGGATTTAGTAAGCAATTTTAATTGCATGCTTTTTGTGACGGAAAATTAGCAGCAGGAACTAATTTCGTCGTCAAAAATCTGATGCAAAATACTTTAAGCGAGAGATAAAAATTCATCACTAAAATctttagcgacggatttttacCATCAGGAACAAAAGTTTTCGTCACTATCTTGaagtgaatattttaatatagtttgtttttaatttttacacatAAACGATTGATTTTTCAATAAGCCTTGAATTAAAGaactaattatataaatataactaaataaattttttaacccTAAGTGttcttattattataataaattaaaaaaacgtTGTATtgcattttattatatttatcaataaaattaattattacttatattattaaaataaaatgttacaatttttttatattattttacaaaatattaaaattttcaatattcatcTATTTACGcaatatttaattaaagttgttaatattattttaccattttgttataaaataagagagaaatagaAAAGGGTggtaatttcattattttaactTGGAAATATGCTAGTGCaagtaaaatgaaattttttataaggaaaaaaaattaaaattaggggaatttttagtaataaaataaaattcagagACCAACATAAAATAAACTCTAAAATTGAGGATGATGATATAATTTACCTTAAATTTGACTGTGCATATGCCTTAAGTAAGATTTGAAAAGtgcttaaatattttctttccttatattttatacaataaaaatgataaatatgaGTTACCATGCATATttcatttactttattttagagaaatgttttcatattttaattgaaataagaATGATACTTTATTCCACATCAAGCATCTACATGAAAAAATGTAATAATTACTTTATATATGAAAGATAGTATTGAGATATATAGCTCCTTTATACATCggcaaaattaaaattgtatataataattttatcctaccacatttataaaaatcataactttatatatataattattattattattaaaataaagaaagaaagaaaaagataaaaggAAGCATGAAAAACACTCCCAGACTTAGCCTGATGGTAAGTGCATCCAGTTAAACCTGATAAATCTCAGGTTCGAATTCCCCAtcccccatttcaaaaaaaaaaaaaaaagaagcattaAAAGCTCTGGTTTCGGGACCTTCCCGAAACCATAGCATATCTCTTTCCCACGAAAAAACAGAGCAACCctttgttatttttaaaaaaaatatttttgctttatattaatttaaatctcTTCCCTCAATCCAATCTATTCATAAACTtctaaaattcttaattaaattgtaacgacccgaaaatcggaccgctaccggcgctaggatccgggtcggcttaaggccgccaagacccgtagcaagcctgacatacaacctgaaaacctgtttaatcccatacatgatcaacaacatacataaaaatttaaaacttttctttcattcattctatcatacactaaattcaacctgtacatgcacggaacataatcataatcataaacatgacccctcagtgggatctcctcaatgccccaatggacaaaacatcatatgttgagttggtctacaaaaaaacatcataaaaagatttaggatcatgcattaaaagggataccttacacatagggcaagcacaacctctaatcctcaatgtcattacattGCATAACtactcataactttacatcattttacaaatcatcatgtccacattctatatattataaacacatgacttcattactcttgtaaaccgttttaagtagatctatggggttagatgtgagatcttcacggatcataagagcctacagtacatcctgagtcaaagagatttgaacttgagacagagaagatgggtggagctgctgagtgactatgattgcaagattcagtaccatccgggtaaggcgaatgttgtggcagacgccttaagccggaaatcactcggcagtttatcccacatatcggcagagaggaggccagtggtgaatgagttttacaagctcattgaggaaggtctacagatggagttgtctgatacaggtgccttggtgggcCTAGAGGATGTTACATAAATCCTTATTTAAACTAATATCCTGTTTAAAAATTCAAGAATTTCTTCCACAAGCTCCAATCATCGGAGATGTGAGTTTTATTCCTTTTATTAGAATTAgtacgatataatttattttctctactattaaataataatttttataatttgagaaTTAAAAAGAGATAAGTTTTAGTTAGACCCAATTAATGTGATTCTATATTTTTTTGGGATCGATTTTCATAGATTGatctaaataatatttacaatttattGTGTATTTTTGTTGAGTCTGTGTAATTTTGAGAGGTCTAGCTATGCCGAAATATGAccgaatttttttaaaaaatatatataaatatatatttaaaatttcgcattttacgttttatattttcatcctaaaatatttatttatcacttgatatatttttttttcttaattataggGGAGGACCCAATTTTCAAGATAGATAATAGGAGTGCTCCTACGATCTAAAGTTATTTGTCCCAAATATTGATACTTTTCTTAAATAtacttatatatgtatatgctattttatttatttaaaatgagaatggattaaatgaatttatattttttgaatgaataaaaattgaatttaaagtgCAGTTGAATAAATACCCTATTACATTTTGTATATGCACCATACAGATAACACTTTTTTGGAACAGCGCATGATATATAAACAACTTTTGGAGCGTATATCAGGTGGTCACATTTGGGTAGCtctgcacatgtgtatgaccaGTATTTTATTAGCTATTGGACCAATATTGTCATCATAGAGGCCAAGATGCCAGCATTGCTCAGGctgtcattattttattttatcacatCTGAGATGTCAACATTATCCACATGAAATATATTACGAGTGTATgcagattttatttttcacatttataatttttaaatttatcatttagcAGTGAAATCTTAAcaatttatattcaatttattttatattgattgaattaaattgtttttattgagCTGATTTATTTTAACCAAATATTTGGTATTATTAAATACCTAAACTTtatctttttctctttattatttATGTATCTGCTCACCGAATAAATTGTATTCACTCtttatactttttaatattacagATCCTTTTTGGTGATCCACTCCTAACTGTCTACATCTCCTAATTGTCCTTTCTTCCGCTTCTTCCACTCAGAATCTAGTGGAGATCGAATCAATTCTAAGTCCTTtataactttttataattttggaaGATAATGTATAAATTGTATATTCGAAGTATTGAATGTATTTTGTTTAgtgtaaatatattatgaattgaCTAGACCATCCATCAGTCCTCTCGtatatgtttaatattttaaaattatagcatGTTGTATgtagttatatatataaatatcatgGAAAAATCTTTTTGAGTCATATCCGCCTCTATAGATTAGAGAATGGGTGTGACAAGTTCGCACAGAACTATTAAATGGCTTGAATTAACTATTTTAgaccaaattaaaaatatatctaaaaattatttgagtCAATTTCGATCGaattatttcatatattaatataaatataattaaagattttaatgcattttaatctttttattttcttatattgcATTCTATTTAaatgcaatattttttttttttggaaataaccatttttcaataaaaaaaaaataagaattaagCGAGATGAGGTACTTggtgtttttaaaaatttcaaggtGAAATGTGTTTTATCGTAATTAAACACACTCTTTTACCAAATTATTTTCCTACTTTTATCTTGTGTTTCTTTGTCAGCCTTTTTTACAGTAACTCTACCAAACTCAGAATATAATACAGAGTCCATTGTAGAGAGAGCGAGGGAGACTCTGTGTGAGTTTTTCTGAGTTAGAAAGAGAATATGTGGGTAATTAGTACGACATGGAGGAGGGAGTTTAGCAGCAGCTGCTAATCACTACCCATCACTGGGTTTGTTCTTTTGGTACGTGTGTTTGATCCTTAATAGCCATGAAGTAGTCATTTTTTGCAGTTTTGTGCATACCCAATTGATTGgagtttctttcttttctttttttaatgttgaGAAACTCGCAGATCAAAAACCACCATCCCTTGTAGTACTCTTCTGCGCGTACAAGATAATTTTTTGCTCATACTTTTGTGTTTATGTGAACTGCAGTTGCTTTTTCTTGGTAGCTCTAAGTCATGGTGGTTtggtcaataattttttttcctaggTGCTGCTTTAGATCACTTTGCACGAAGATTGCATTTTCTACCATAGATGGATATATTTCAATAGCTTTTTTTGGGTTTAATCATTGGGACCAAGCGCTGGATTTTCCTTTCCTTATTTGCAAAGAGACTTATGTGGAGTCATGCTTTTCAATCATGGTTAATGCTTCATACTACtgcttctttcttcatggaCTTCGGGAGATCAAAAAATGAATGCTCGATATTTAAGTATATTGCCTTTGATTTCTccttgattgattttttttttttcgattctgttttcatatatttcttttaactctttagtCACATGGTTTGCAATTTCAGGCTTGAAGATCTTGTTTTTCATTATCCTTCAATTCACAGTTTGAAATTTACTGAAGTGAGGTGTTCCTTTGGCTGGAGAAACAGTTGATTGTTGTTCAATTGAGCAGGTGGCCTGCATAGTAGCTTTGTAAATTTGGACCATATGCCTTGaagttttaatgaattttatgatTCTTGATGGTTAAGGTGCCTGTAGGTGCAAGAAGAGAAACAAAAATCTAGCAGGCTCTACAAGAGTTCAATTGGGCGGTTGGAAGAAATTATTCACCAGTAAAGCCTGGCCTGGATCCAATACCTGGGTTTTATCACTGGTGCAAGGACCCGACCTTTGTAAAGTCCATTCAATAGCTTTGTTGTGCTTGGCTGGAATCATGGCGGACTTATCCCGTTCAGAATCCAGGCGATTGTATTCTTGGTGGTGGGATAGCCACAATACTCCGAAGAATTCAAAATGGCTTCAGGAAAATCTTACAGGTCTTATTCTCTTCTTAGATCTGACATGTCTCTTGTCTAATGAACTGACCTTTGAGTGCATTTTACTGCATAAAATGATGGTAGTAGAGTTATGGTAATTGTTCGCTGGATAGCCCCTTGTAAGAACTTGAACTGTTGTTCGCATAAGTCTACTTTTTTTACAATGCATAGGCAATTCTCTCAGTtaagataaatatattttaacagGTATGGATGCGAAAGTAAAGGCAATGATCAAGCTCATTGAAGAAGATGCAGATTCATTTGCAAGGAGAGCAGAAATGTACTATAAAAAACGTCCACAGCTGCTGAAATTGGTTGAAGAGTTCTATCGTGCTTACCGTGCACTAGCAGAGAGGTATGATCATGCAACTATGGATCTTCGGCAAGCCCATCAAACCATGGCTAAAGCATTTCCAAACCAAGTGCCTTGTGAGCTGGCTGATGACTCACTCTTAGGCTCTTCAGGTGCTGAGGGAGAGCTTCACATGCCAAAAATGCCACACCCAGTTCATGCATTAGTTGACTCAGGTGACTCGCACGAGGATGCACTAGGACTCTCTTCGGCCAACCTGCATGCCATGAAAAGCAACAGTAGAAATCCCGAAGGATCAGACTCTGGAATTAGCAGAAGTGATTTAAATGACATGTTTGAATCAAAAGTATTGGTTTCAAGAGTTTCAGGAGGAAAGACGAAATCATGCCCAAACATCCAAGAACTGGTGGGGGACAAAACTGAAGTAAAAAACTTGAAGAAAACCCTTGCAGAGATTCAAACTGAAAAGGAAGGTGTTCTTCTTCAATGCCAGCAGAAGATGCAGATGTTATCTATCCTGGAAAGAGAACTTAAGGAAGCTGGAGGACTTGAAGAACAAGCAAGCAGAGCTGAAATTGAAGTCAAAATCCTGAGGGAAACCCTTGTTAAATTAGAATCTGAGAGGGATGTTGGTCTCCTTCAGCACAATAAATGTTCGCAAAGAATATCTAGTCTGGAGAATACAATCTCTCAAACACATGAGGATGCAAATGGACTCAACGAAAGAGCAATAAAAGCAGAAATAGAAGCTAAAAATCTCAAGCAAGAACTTTCTACCTTGGAGGTTGACAAGGAAGCTGATCTTCTTCAATACAATCAATGTCTTGAAATGATATTAATTTTGGGGAATAAAATCTCGCTTGCAGAGGCAAATGCAAAAATGCTTAATGAGCAAACTGAAAGAACAGAGGCTGAAGTTAAAGCATTGAAGGAAGCTCTTGCCAGGTTgaacaaagagaaagaagatgCAGAACTTCGGTATGAGCAATGTTTGGAAAGAATAGATGAAATGGAGTGTGAAATTTCTCATTCCCAAGAAGATGTCCAAAGACTCAATAGTGAAATTATAACAGGTGCTGCAAAATTGAAAGATGTAGAAGAACAATATTTTCTGTTAGAGAGATCAAATCAATCTCTGCAGATGGAGGCGGACAATCTGGCACAGAAGATAGCAAAAAAGGATCAACGACTTCTGGAGAAAGAAGACGAATTGAAGAAACTTCAAACTTCACTGCAAAATGAGCGCTCACGGTTTATCCAAATTGAAGCTGCTTTGCAAACTTTGCAGAAGCTGCACTCTCAATCTCAAGAGGAGCAGAGAGTTTTGGCACAAGAGCTTGAGAAGAAACTTCAGTTGTTGAAGGACTTGGAGATAAGCAACAACGACCTGCAGGAAGATCTCCAGCGGCTTAAGGAAGAGAACCAGAGTCTTGATGAACTGAAAAGTTCCTCCGGAAGTTCAATAATGAGTttacaaaatgaaaatttcaacCTGAAAGAAGTGAAAGAAAAACTCGAACAGGATCTTTCCATACAAGAGGCCCAAAATAATTCCCTGCAGAAAGAGATCCAACATTTGAAGGAGGATATTGATTACTTGAATAGGAAATATCATGATTTAATAGAGCAATTGAGCTTATTTGGTTTGGATCCCAAGAGCCTGAATTCAGCAGTCAAGGACTTGCAAGACGAGAACTTGAAGCTGAAAGAAGCCTATGAAATGGACagaaatgaaaaagaagctCTACATGAGAAGTTGAGGGACATGAATGAGCTTCTGGAGAGAAATGTTGGTCTGGAGAGATCTCTATCAGAATTGAATAGCAAGTTTCAGGGATCAATGAAACGGATCGAAGAATTACAGGAGTCCTGCCAGTTTCTTCAAGGAGAAAAATCTGGTCTTGTTGCTGAAAAAGCCATCCTGCTTTCTCAGTTACAAACTATGACTGAGAATATGCGAAGGCTCTTGGACAGAGATGCCATGCTGGAGGATTCACTCACTCGTGCAAATGCTGAAGTTGGAGGTTTAAGGGCGAAGTCAAAAGGTTTGGAAGAATTATGTCAGACGCTCAAAGATGAGAAATCCAATCTTCAAAATGAAAGAAGCACCTTCATGAGTCAGCTAGAAAATGTTGAACAGAGACTTGGAATTCTAAAAAGGAGGTTTACAAGAttagaagaaaaacatgaagcAAAAGAACTGCAGAGTTACCTTGGCAAAAAAAGACAAGGGCGTGCATGTCATATACAGTCTAGTGAATCCCAATTGGCAGATCTGGAGAACCAGGTCCTTCTTCAGAAAGAAGAAACTAAATTGAGTAACAAAGAATATGAAGATGAACTAGACAGGGTTGTCAATGCTCAGGTTGAGATCTTCATCTTGCAGAAGTTtatacaagatttgggagagaaGAATTCATCTTTGTTGCTTGAATGCAAGAAACATGTTGAAGCATCCAAATtctcaaataaattgatattagAGCTAGAGACCAAGAATCTTGAGCAACAGGTGGAAGTAGAATTCTTATTGGATGAAACTAAAAAGCTGAAAATGGGAGTTCAGCAAATATTCAGAGCTATTCAGTTTGATCCAGTCAATGAGCATGAAGATGGGATCGAAGAAGGGCAAATTCCTGTTCTTGATATTTTGCATCACATCGAGGGCTTAAAAGATTCCCTTCTAAGAAATGAGGATGAGAAGCAACAACTAGTGATTGAGAACTTGATGCTCTCAACTTTAATTGGAGAACTAAGATTAGAGGGCGCAGAAATCAAGTCGAAGAAGAAAATCTTTAAGCAGGAGTGTGACATTATGGCAGAGCAATATAGAATGCTGCAAAAGGATATGCATGAACTTGTAGAGATGAACATGCAACTGAGAATGGAAGCAAGTAAACGAGAGCAGCAAGAGGAGGTATTGAAGGATGAACTGGAAATTCAACATGCAAGTCTTGAAAGTTTGCAGGGTTCTTACCTTGCATTGCAAGAAGAAAACTTCAAGGCACTTGAAGAAAACAGAGCTTTACTTGAGAAATTTTCAGATTTGAGAAAGAAAATGTGTATATTGGAAGAGGAAAATAGTGCATGTCTCCAGGAAGTATTGTTGCAATATGACTCATAGATTGCTCTCACGAAAGGAAGgacacaaaaaaaagaaaaagccaaGCCAAAGCAAAATGTCAATACTCATCACAAATCTTTTACGATGCCATGAAAAAAGACCTGAAAGTTCCTGTATGTGCACATTCATTGGTCACTTCGAGCTTTTGTCATGTAACTATAGCTTTACGTATAAGGGTTGTATTGTAAAATTCCATATTACCTTATACCGCCATGGTAATTCGCTCTTAATCTTTTAGCTCTGAGTTTTCTTGAAATTAGATTATTTTTTTGCTGAGATAGGCTGCCTAGTAAATAACTTCAAAATGAGGAAACAAATTAGGTTCTTACGATGTTTGTTTGGCAAAATGAGAGTTTAAAGTGTAAAAAAGTAAAAGTATAAAGAAAAACCAGATGCAAAACTTAAAAGCTTAATGAACAAGATTTGACAAGGAGAAATCGTATAATACACTATTAgcatatgaaaataataattgtgAGAAAATGTATGTATGATTATATATAATGAACAGAGATTATACCCATTTGCATTCTCACCCCAGCCATGTGAAAGGAAGTGGTAGGAGAAAAGAAAGCTGCAAATGGTCAAGGCAGACTAGAGATGGATCTCCATGGATATTCCTTTTCAAATATGGTAGCTAGATTATGTGGGGGCAAAGGGATGGCCACAGTTCACTTGCTAGCACAAAACCCTGCAAAATATTTGTAATTCCTTTTACTTTCCAACAACTTTTCAGAATCTCTGAAGGGAACCTGCGGGTGTGGATCAAAACATATCGGGGGGTCCATTGCTTTTCAAGATCTTCAACCACAAGCTGTCCTTCAATGGTTGGTGATGCCTTTAACTATGAATTGAGCGTTATGCATGGTGCATCCTTCAACATCCATTTCAAATACATAAACTTTATCTACTTTCCTTCCAGAATAATttaagagagagaaaagaaaaagagatgcaAGGCAGACAAGTAGATCACATCTCTTGGGTCGGTGATTTTCCAGCAATAGTGCCTTAAAAGCACCATAGATTTGGTAGAGAGTAACCATCAAACCCTAATTTGAAACTTAATTGTAGTATGGCAATAGGGTTCCCACGGTACATAGTCCTTGTACTGTCTACGACTATGCTTCATTTCATTTtcctaaaaatttttaaaattatactaattGATCAATCttgtttctttaaaaaaattaaaaatttattcgacatccttttgtttttattttttatttgttgaaataataataataatttggcAGCAGGGGTCCATCTAATTATGGTGGATTCAGCCATCTCCTCTACCAAATGGAGAAACTTGGAAGGAACTTCATAGATTAATTTGTGTTTAATAGTTCTGATTAAGAGATGCCACCTCCTTAATAATGCTTAATCTTTCAAAGTAATAATCTTAATTATCTACtttattgtttaaatttatctaaatacaaatattaatatttaatcctTAATTAAGGCTAATTGATGGTTTTAACAATTAAGTCAACATATTATATtaccaaaataaataataattacaataattaTGATTTTTGTAACTGTAGTCTGTAAgcaaacaaaaaaatatttattaaatataactttttattattgttttaattatgcaattaattaatttaaaaaataaaatatatttaaaataaattattaatagtcATTTAACATACTAATAAATACTTTTTCCGTTGTgtcttataattaaatatttttcatttttctcatACATTTTATATAGGGTGTTTGTTGAAGTAGAAAGTTTGTATAATAGTgagaatattttataaatttaaataaatggtAAATTTGAATGTGTTTTTCATTACATTTCTAGTAAGTGTAGGATGTAAAATATtctctaaaaaaaatttcatgatttgtgtataaatattaaaagaaacaaATTACCATTAAAACAAGAAAATGTGAAATGGAAAGGAAAATGTGGGAAAGTTTGGAAGTgtttggagagagagagagagagaaggatacTGTGGCAAAGggaaggaaagagtcagaattCAGAACCCAAGA
The genomic region above belongs to Manihot esculenta cultivar AM560-2 chromosome 3, M.esculenta_v8, whole genome shotgun sequence and contains:
- the LOC110611234 gene encoding protein NETWORKED 1A: MADLSRSESRRLYSWWWDSHNTPKNSKWLQENLTGMDAKVKAMIKLIEEDADSFARRAEMYYKKRPQLLKLVEEFYRAYRALAERYDHATMDLRQAHQTMAKAFPNQVPCELADDSLLGSSGAEGELHMPKMPHPVHALVDSGDSHEDALGLSSANLHAMKSNSRNPEGSDSGISRSDLNDMFESKVLVSRVSGGKTKSCPNIQELVGDKTEVKNLKKTLAEIQTEKEGVLLQCQQKMQMLSILERELKEAGGLEEQASRAEIEVKILRETLVKLESERDVGLLQHNKCSQRISSLENTISQTHEDANGLNERAIKAEIEAKNLKQELSTLEVDKEADLLQYNQCLEMILILGNKISLAEANAKMLNEQTERTEAEVKALKEALARLNKEKEDAELRYEQCLERIDEMECEISHSQEDVQRLNSEIITGAAKLKDVEEQYFLLERSNQSLQMEADNLAQKIAKKDQRLLEKEDELKKLQTSLQNERSRFIQIEAALQTLQKLHSQSQEEQRVLAQELEKKLQLLKDLEISNNDLQEDLQRLKEENQSLDELKSSSGSSIMSLQNENFNLKEVKEKLEQDLSIQEAQNNSLQKEIQHLKEDIDYLNRKYHDLIEQLSLFGLDPKSLNSAVKDLQDENLKLKEAYEMDRNEKEALHEKLRDMNELLERNVGLERSLSELNSKFQGSMKRIEELQESCQFLQGEKSGLVAEKAILLSQLQTMTENMRRLLDRDAMLEDSLTRANAEVGGLRAKSKGLEELCQTLKDEKSNLQNERSTFMSQLENVEQRLGILKRRFTRLEEKHEAKELQSYLGKKRQGRACHIQSSESQLADLENQVLLQKEETKLSNKEYEDELDRVVNAQVEIFILQKFIQDLGEKNSSLLLECKKHVEASKFSNKLILELETKNLEQQVEVEFLLDETKKLKMGVQQIFRAIQFDPVNEHEDGIEEGQIPVLDILHHIEGLKDSLLRNEDEKQQLVIENLMLSTLIGELRLEGAEIKSKKKIFKQECDIMAEQYRMLQKDMHELVEMNMQLRMEASKREQQEEVLKDELEIQHASLESLQGSYLALQEENFKALEENRALLEKFSDLRKKMCILEEENSACLQEVLLQYDS
- the LOC110611235 gene encoding protein NETWORKED 1A-like → MATLSHSESKRLYSWWWDSHNSPKNSKWLQENLTGMDAKVKAMIKLIEEDADSFARRAEMYYRKRPELMKLVEEFYRAYRALAERYDHATMELRQAHRTMAKAFPNQVPPVVAADSPSGSSGPEGEPHTPKMPHPVHALHDSDDLHKDALGLSSASLHAVKSNGEYLEGSDSGVKRKGLKQLNGTFESEAMVSKLSEGKMRIYPNIQEMAGDKTEVQNLKKTLAKIQTEKEDVLLQYQQNLQKLSDLERELKKAEGLDERASRAENEVKILKETVVKLESVRDDGLLQYKKCLERISSLENTISQAHEDAKGLNERAIKAEIEAQNLKQELSAVEVDKEAGFLRYNQCLETISVMENKISLAEANAKMLNEETQRTETEFKALKEALARLNKEKEEAELRYEQCLERIAKMECEISRAQEDVQRLNSEILTGAAKLKDVEEQYFLLERSNQSLQLEADNLAQKIATKDQELLEKEDELEKLQTSLQNERSQFIQIEAALQTFQKLHSQSQEEQRDLAQELQKKLQLLKDLEVGNNDLQEDLQRVKEENQSLNELNSSFRSFIMNLQNETFSLKEVKEKLEQDLSLQEVQSNSLQQEIQHLKEDIEHLQEENLKLKDVCEKDRDEKAALYEKLKDMNELQERNVALERSLSELNSKLQESMKRYTEFPPCQYCGKTNHPHFKCWKKPEMRGRKLKSTGEVNKER